In Ciconia boyciana chromosome 3, ASM3463844v1, whole genome shotgun sequence, a genomic segment contains:
- the ITSN2 gene encoding intersectin-2 isoform X4: MMAQFPAAMNGGPNIWAITSEERAKHDKQFDSLKPTGGYITGDQARTFFLQSGLPASILAEIWTLSDLNKDGKMDQQEFSIAMKLIKLKLQGQHLPAVLPPVMKQTPVFSPLMSARFGMGSMPNLSMPTSMSAITPLAPMSLTSMTSIPPLVISAPLVPSVSTSSLPNGTSSLLQPLSVPFSSTLPHTGSLGPMAGGFGGTSIQKAQSLIDLGSSSSNSSSSASLAGSSPKIASSDWAVPQASRLKYRQKFNSLDKSMSGYLSGFQARNALLQSNLSQTQLATIWSLADIDGDGQLKADEFVLAMHLTDMAKAGQPLPLTLPLELVPPSFRSGKYTENINGTLPSYQPVQEEEPQKKQPVTFEDKRKANYERGNMELEKRRQVLLEQQQREAERKAQKEREEQERRERERQEQERKKQLEMERQLERQRELERQREEERRKEIERREAAKQELERQRRLEWERIRRQELLNQRNREQEEIVKLTSKKKSLNLELEALTDKHQQISGRLEDIRSKKQIRKTELEALDKKYDQGIMEVKQLQQQLQEYQNKLTYLVPEKQLLSERIKNAQLENTQSTGISSVHKKSLEKEELCQRLKEQLDALEKETASKLAEMDVFNSQLKDLRESYSTQQLALEQLHKIKQDKIREVEKRRAELAQKKRLEDEAARKAKREKENRWQENIRREEEEKKKRLEEERMQEKVQEKLKAEEAVALMRERENKQQLHAEEEKNMRATILRETEQQRQRQLEEDKRKQEQIAKEAEERRKQNEEIKKIKEVTNSQEVEKRTSKLNINEKFADLLKPTEGKSLKPPWKNEGNAVSVSEPRNSVALVNYRALYPFEARNHDEMSFNTGDVIQVDEKTVGEPGWLYGSFQGHFGWFPCNYVEKIPEGEKSLSPKKALLPPTVSLSTTSAASEPLSPSKSAEESDYQNITFSSLNVNTAWQQKSAFTRTVSPGSVSPIHGQGQPVENLKAQALCSWTAKKDNHLNFSKNDIITVLEQQENWWFGEVHGGRGWFPKSYVKLLPGSEIKKEEPEAIYAAVNKKPNTQSYAAGEEYVALYSYSSSEPGDLTFMEGEEILVTQKEGEWWTGSIDGRTGIFPSNYVKPKDQEASSIAGKTGTINKKPEIAQVTTAYAASGSEQLSLAPGQLILILKKNASGWWQGELQARGKKRQKGWFPASHVKLLGPSSERTTSAAPSVCQVIAMYDYMANNEDELSFSKGQLINVLSKDDADWWQGEISGVTGLFPSNYVKMTTDSDPSQQ; encoded by the exons gtggtCCAAACATATGGGCCATCACCTCTGAAGAGCGGGCCAAGCATGACAAGCAGTTTGATAGCCTTAAACCCACCGGAGGCTACATTACAG GTGATCAAGCACGTACCTTTTTTTTGCAATCAGGTCTACCAGCTTCAATCCTTGCTGAAATATG gacacTATCAGACCTGAACAAGGATGGAAAAATGGATCAACAGGAGTTCTCTATAGCCATGAAACTCATCAAGTTGAAATTGCAAGGACAGCACTTGCCTGCGGTTCTTCCTCCTGTCATGAAACAAACTCCAGTATTTTCGCCGCTAATGTCAGCTCGCTTTG GAATGGGTAGCATGCCAAATCTGTCCATGCCAACGTCTATGTCTGCGATCACACCATTAGCTCCCATGTCTCTGACTTCCATGACTTCCATTCCTCCTTTGGTTATCTCTGCTCCCCTGGTGCCTTCTGTCAGTACCTCTTCGTTGCCAAATGGAACATCCAGCCTTCTGCAGCCTTTGTCCGTACCTTTCTCTTCAA cgCTGCCTCATACTGGTTCTTTAGGtcccatggcaggagggtttGGTGGTACTAGTATACAGAAGGCACAGTCACTAATCGATTTAGGATCTAGCAG TTCAAATTCTTCCTCTAGTGCTTCACTAGCTGGGAGTTCACCAAAGATTGCATCCTCAGATTGGGCGGTTCCTCAGGCCTCCAGattaaaatacagacagaaatttAACAGTCTTGATAAAAGTATGAGTGGATATTTATCAG GATTTCAAGCAAGGAATGCCCTTCTGCAATCAAACCTTTCACAGACTCAGTTGGCTACTATTTG GTCACTAGCTGATATTGATGGAGATGGACAGCTGAAAGCTGATGAGTTTGTGTTAGCCATGCACCTAACTGATATGGCCAAAGCTGGACAACCTCTGCCACTAACTCTGCCTCTTGAACTGGTACCACCTTCTTTCAG GAGtggaaaatacactgaaaatataaatggaaCTCTGCCATCTTACCAGCCTGTGCAAGAGGAGGAGCCACAGAAAAAACAGCCAG TGACATTTGaggacaaaaggaaagcaaactaTGAGAGAGGAAATATGGAGCTGGAAAAACGCCGTCAGGTCCTgttggagcagcagcagagagaggctgAACGTAAGgctcagaaagaaagagaagaacaagAGCGAAGAGAGAGAGAACGTCAGGAACAGGAACGGAAAAAACAACTCGAAATGGAAAGGCAGCTGGAGAGACAACGAGAGTTGGAAAgacaaagggaagaagaaaggaggaaagaaatagaaaggcGGGAG gcagcaaagcaaGAACTTGAGCGCCAGCGACGATTGGAATGGGAGAGAATTCGTCGCCAAGAACTTCTTAATCAACGTAACAGGGAACAAGAAGAAATTGTCAAATTGACTTCTAAAAAGAAGAGCCTTAATCTTGAACTAGAAGCCCTG ACGGACAAACATCAGCAAATCTCAGGCAGATTGGAAGATATTCgaagcaaaaagcaaattcGAAAAACTGAGCTGGAGGCTTTAGATAAGAAATATGACCAAGGAATCATGGAAGTTAAGCAACTACAACAACAGCTTCAG GAGTATCAGAATAAACTAACCTATTTAGTTCCTGAAAAGCAATTGTTaagtgaaagaattaaaaacgCTCAACTTGAAAACACTCAGA GTACAGGAATCAGTTCAGTGCACAAAAAGTCcctagaaaaggaagaattatgCCAAAGACTTAAGGAACAACTAGATGCCCTTGAGAAAGAAACTGCTTCTAAACTTGCTGAAATGGATGTATTTAACAGTCAGCTTAAG GACCTGAGAGAAAGTTACAGTACACAGCAGTTAGCCTTGGAGCAGCTCCACAAGATCAAACAGGACAAAATAAGAGAGgtagaaaaaagaagagctgaacTTGCACAGAAAAAGCGACTGGAAGATGAGGCTGCAAG aaaagcaaaacgGGAGAAGGAGAACCGATGGCAGGAAAACATCcgaagggaagaagaagagaaaaagaagcgATTGGAGGAAGAACGAATGCAGGAAAAAGttcaagaaaagctgaaagctgAAGAAGCGGTTGCTCTgatgagagaaagggaaaataaacaacagcttcatgcagaggaggagaaaaatatgcGAGCCACGATCTtgagagaaacagaacaacaaagGCAGAGGCAACtggaagaagataaaagaaagcaagaacaaatTGCAAAAGAAGCTGAGGAGAGGCGTAAACAGAACgaagaaataaagaagataaaagaagtGACCAACTCTCAAGAGGTGGAGAAACGCACTTCTAAATTAAACATAAATGAGAAGTTTGCAGATCTGTTGAAACCAACAGAGGGTAAAAGTCTTAAGCCACCCTGGAAAAATGAAG GCAATGCAGTTAGTGTCTCAGAGCCTAGGAATTCAGTTGCCTTGGTAAATTACAGAGCCTTATATCCATTTGAAGCAAGGAATCACGATGAGATGAGCTTTAATACTGGGGATGTAATTCAG GTTGATGAAAAAACTGTGGGAGAGCCTGGTTGGCTTTATGGGAGTTTTCAAGGACATTTTGGTTGGTTTCCATGCAATTATGTAGAAAAAATaccagaaggagaaaaatctttatcTCCTAAGAAGGCCTTACTTCCTCCTACAGTATCTTTATCTACTACCTCAGCTGCTTCAGA ACCACTTTCACCAAGTAAATCCGCAGAAGAATCTGATTACCAAAACATAACTTTTTCTAGCCTGAATGTTAATACAGCATGGCAACAGAAATCAGCTTTTACTCGCACTGTGTCCCCTGGATCTGTTTCGCCCATTCATGGACAG GGGCAACCTGTCGAGAACTTAAAAGCACAAGCACTTTGCTCTTGGACTGCAAAAAAAGATAACCActtgaatttttcaaaaaatgataTCATTACTGtcctggagcagcaggagaacTGGTGGTTTGGAGAGGTCCATGGAGGAAGGGGTTGGTTTCCAAAATCTTATGTCAAGCTGTTACCTGGGAGTGAAATCAAGAAAGAGGA accAGAAGCTATTTATGCAGCTGTAAACAAAAAGCCTAATACACAGTCTTATGCAGCAGGAGAGG AGTATGTTGCGCTCTATTCATACTCAAGCTCTGAGCCTGGTGACTTGACTTTCATGGAAGGTGAGGAAATCCTAGTGACCCAGAAGGAAGGGGAATGGTGGACCGGGAGCATTGATGGCAGAACTGGAATCTTCCCCTCCAATTATGTCAAACCAAAGGATCAAGAA GCTTCTAGTATTGCTGGGAAAACTGGAACAATAAATAAGAAACCTG aaattgctCAGGTTACTACTGCCTATGCTGCATCGGGATCTGAACAGCTTAGTCTTGCTCCAGGACAGCTAATActtattctgaagaaaaatgctagTGGATGGTGGCAAGGAGAGTTGCAG gccagagggaaaaagagacagaaaggatgGTTCCCTGCCAGCCATGTGAAATTACTGGGTCCGAGCAGTGAAAGAACCACATCTGCAGCTCCctcag TGTGTCAAGTGATAGCGATGTATGATTATATGGCAAACAATGAAGATGAGCTCAGTTTCTCCAAAGGGCAGCTTATTAATGTACTGAGCAAAGATGATGCTGACTGGTGGCAAGGAGAAATCAGTGGTGTGACAGGTCTCTTCCCCTCAAACTATGTGAAGATGACCACGGATTCTGATCCAAGTCAGCAGT ga
- the ITSN2 gene encoding intersectin-2 isoform X3 encodes MMAQFPAAMNGGPNIWAITSEERAKHDKQFDSLKPTGGYITGDQARTFFLQSGLPASILAEIWTLSDLNKDGKMDQQEFSIAMKLIKLKLQGQHLPAVLPPVMKQTPVFSPLMSARFGMGSMPNLSMPTSMSAITPLAPMSLTSMTSIPPLVISAPLVPSVSTSSLPNGTSSLLQPLSVPFSSTLPHTGSLGPMAGGFGGTSIQKAQSLIDLGSSSSNSSSSASLAGSSPKIASSDWAVPQASRLKYRQKFNSLDKSMSGYLSGFQARNALLQSNLSQTQLATIWSLADIDGDGQLKADEFVLAMHLTDMAKAGQPLPLTLPLELVPPSFRSGKYTENINGTLPSYQPVQEEEPQKKQPVTFEDKRKANYERGNMELEKRRQVLLEQQQREAERKAQKEREEQERRERERQEQERKKQLEMERQLERQRELERQREEERRKEIERREAAKQELERQRRLEWERIRRQELLNQRNREQEEIVKLTSKKKSLNLELEALTDKHQQISGRLEDIRSKKQIRKTELEALDKKYDQGIMEVKQLQQQLQEYQNKLTYLVPEKQLLSERIKNAQLENTQSTGISSVHKKSLEKEELCQRLKEQLDALEKETASKLAEMDVFNSQLKDLRESYSTQQLALEQLHKIKQDKIREVEKRRAELAQKKRLEDEAARKAKREKENRWQENIRREEEEKKKRLEEERMQEKVQEKLKAEEAVALMRERENKQQLHAEEEKNMRATILRETEQQRQRQLEEDKRKQEQIAKEAEERRKQNEEIKKIKEVTNSQEVEKRTSKLNINEKFADLLKPTEGKSLKPPWKNEGNAVSVSEPRNSVALVNYRALYPFEARNHDEMSFNTGDVIQVDEKTVGEPGWLYGSFQGHFGWFPCNYVEKIPEGEKSLSPKKALLPPTVSLSTTSAASEPLSPSKSAEESDYQNITFSSLNVNTAWQQKSAFTRTVSPGSVSPIHGQGQPVENLKAQALCSWTAKKDNHLNFSKNDIITVLEQQENWWFGEVHGGRGWFPKSYVKLLPGSEIKKEEPEAIYAAVNKKPNTQSYAAGEEYVALYSYSSSEPGDLTFMEGEEILVTQKEGEWWTGSIDGRTGIFPSNYVKPKDQEASSIAGKTGTINKKPEIAQVTTAYAASGSEQLSLAPGQLILILKKNASGWWQGELQARGKKRQKGWFPASHVKLLGPSSERTTSAAPSVCQVIAMYDYMANNEDELSFSKGQLINVLSKDDADWWQGEISGVTGLFPSNYVKMTTDSDPSQQYFNVAE; translated from the exons gtggtCCAAACATATGGGCCATCACCTCTGAAGAGCGGGCCAAGCATGACAAGCAGTTTGATAGCCTTAAACCCACCGGAGGCTACATTACAG GTGATCAAGCACGTACCTTTTTTTTGCAATCAGGTCTACCAGCTTCAATCCTTGCTGAAATATG gacacTATCAGACCTGAACAAGGATGGAAAAATGGATCAACAGGAGTTCTCTATAGCCATGAAACTCATCAAGTTGAAATTGCAAGGACAGCACTTGCCTGCGGTTCTTCCTCCTGTCATGAAACAAACTCCAGTATTTTCGCCGCTAATGTCAGCTCGCTTTG GAATGGGTAGCATGCCAAATCTGTCCATGCCAACGTCTATGTCTGCGATCACACCATTAGCTCCCATGTCTCTGACTTCCATGACTTCCATTCCTCCTTTGGTTATCTCTGCTCCCCTGGTGCCTTCTGTCAGTACCTCTTCGTTGCCAAATGGAACATCCAGCCTTCTGCAGCCTTTGTCCGTACCTTTCTCTTCAA cgCTGCCTCATACTGGTTCTTTAGGtcccatggcaggagggtttGGTGGTACTAGTATACAGAAGGCACAGTCACTAATCGATTTAGGATCTAGCAG TTCAAATTCTTCCTCTAGTGCTTCACTAGCTGGGAGTTCACCAAAGATTGCATCCTCAGATTGGGCGGTTCCTCAGGCCTCCAGattaaaatacagacagaaatttAACAGTCTTGATAAAAGTATGAGTGGATATTTATCAG GATTTCAAGCAAGGAATGCCCTTCTGCAATCAAACCTTTCACAGACTCAGTTGGCTACTATTTG GTCACTAGCTGATATTGATGGAGATGGACAGCTGAAAGCTGATGAGTTTGTGTTAGCCATGCACCTAACTGATATGGCCAAAGCTGGACAACCTCTGCCACTAACTCTGCCTCTTGAACTGGTACCACCTTCTTTCAG GAGtggaaaatacactgaaaatataaatggaaCTCTGCCATCTTACCAGCCTGTGCAAGAGGAGGAGCCACAGAAAAAACAGCCAG TGACATTTGaggacaaaaggaaagcaaactaTGAGAGAGGAAATATGGAGCTGGAAAAACGCCGTCAGGTCCTgttggagcagcagcagagagaggctgAACGTAAGgctcagaaagaaagagaagaacaagAGCGAAGAGAGAGAGAACGTCAGGAACAGGAACGGAAAAAACAACTCGAAATGGAAAGGCAGCTGGAGAGACAACGAGAGTTGGAAAgacaaagggaagaagaaaggaggaaagaaatagaaaggcGGGAG gcagcaaagcaaGAACTTGAGCGCCAGCGACGATTGGAATGGGAGAGAATTCGTCGCCAAGAACTTCTTAATCAACGTAACAGGGAACAAGAAGAAATTGTCAAATTGACTTCTAAAAAGAAGAGCCTTAATCTTGAACTAGAAGCCCTG ACGGACAAACATCAGCAAATCTCAGGCAGATTGGAAGATATTCgaagcaaaaagcaaattcGAAAAACTGAGCTGGAGGCTTTAGATAAGAAATATGACCAAGGAATCATGGAAGTTAAGCAACTACAACAACAGCTTCAG GAGTATCAGAATAAACTAACCTATTTAGTTCCTGAAAAGCAATTGTTaagtgaaagaattaaaaacgCTCAACTTGAAAACACTCAGA GTACAGGAATCAGTTCAGTGCACAAAAAGTCcctagaaaaggaagaattatgCCAAAGACTTAAGGAACAACTAGATGCCCTTGAGAAAGAAACTGCTTCTAAACTTGCTGAAATGGATGTATTTAACAGTCAGCTTAAG GACCTGAGAGAAAGTTACAGTACACAGCAGTTAGCCTTGGAGCAGCTCCACAAGATCAAACAGGACAAAATAAGAGAGgtagaaaaaagaagagctgaacTTGCACAGAAAAAGCGACTGGAAGATGAGGCTGCAAG aaaagcaaaacgGGAGAAGGAGAACCGATGGCAGGAAAACATCcgaagggaagaagaagagaaaaagaagcgATTGGAGGAAGAACGAATGCAGGAAAAAGttcaagaaaagctgaaagctgAAGAAGCGGTTGCTCTgatgagagaaagggaaaataaacaacagcttcatgcagaggaggagaaaaatatgcGAGCCACGATCTtgagagaaacagaacaacaaagGCAGAGGCAACtggaagaagataaaagaaagcaagaacaaatTGCAAAAGAAGCTGAGGAGAGGCGTAAACAGAACgaagaaataaagaagataaaagaagtGACCAACTCTCAAGAGGTGGAGAAACGCACTTCTAAATTAAACATAAATGAGAAGTTTGCAGATCTGTTGAAACCAACAGAGGGTAAAAGTCTTAAGCCACCCTGGAAAAATGAAG GCAATGCAGTTAGTGTCTCAGAGCCTAGGAATTCAGTTGCCTTGGTAAATTACAGAGCCTTATATCCATTTGAAGCAAGGAATCACGATGAGATGAGCTTTAATACTGGGGATGTAATTCAG GTTGATGAAAAAACTGTGGGAGAGCCTGGTTGGCTTTATGGGAGTTTTCAAGGACATTTTGGTTGGTTTCCATGCAATTATGTAGAAAAAATaccagaaggagaaaaatctttatcTCCTAAGAAGGCCTTACTTCCTCCTACAGTATCTTTATCTACTACCTCAGCTGCTTCAGA ACCACTTTCACCAAGTAAATCCGCAGAAGAATCTGATTACCAAAACATAACTTTTTCTAGCCTGAATGTTAATACAGCATGGCAACAGAAATCAGCTTTTACTCGCACTGTGTCCCCTGGATCTGTTTCGCCCATTCATGGACAG GGGCAACCTGTCGAGAACTTAAAAGCACAAGCACTTTGCTCTTGGACTGCAAAAAAAGATAACCActtgaatttttcaaaaaatgataTCATTACTGtcctggagcagcaggagaacTGGTGGTTTGGAGAGGTCCATGGAGGAAGGGGTTGGTTTCCAAAATCTTATGTCAAGCTGTTACCTGGGAGTGAAATCAAGAAAGAGGA accAGAAGCTATTTATGCAGCTGTAAACAAAAAGCCTAATACACAGTCTTATGCAGCAGGAGAGG AGTATGTTGCGCTCTATTCATACTCAAGCTCTGAGCCTGGTGACTTGACTTTCATGGAAGGTGAGGAAATCCTAGTGACCCAGAAGGAAGGGGAATGGTGGACCGGGAGCATTGATGGCAGAACTGGAATCTTCCCCTCCAATTATGTCAAACCAAAGGATCAAGAA GCTTCTAGTATTGCTGGGAAAACTGGAACAATAAATAAGAAACCTG aaattgctCAGGTTACTACTGCCTATGCTGCATCGGGATCTGAACAGCTTAGTCTTGCTCCAGGACAGCTAATActtattctgaagaaaaatgctagTGGATGGTGGCAAGGAGAGTTGCAG gccagagggaaaaagagacagaaaggatgGTTCCCTGCCAGCCATGTGAAATTACTGGGTCCGAGCAGTGAAAGAACCACATCTGCAGCTCCctcag TGTGTCAAGTGATAGCGATGTATGATTATATGGCAAACAATGAAGATGAGCTCAGTTTCTCCAAAGGGCAGCTTATTAATGTACTGAGCAAAGATGATGCTGACTGGTGGCAAGGAGAAATCAGTGGTGTGACAGGTCTCTTCCCCTCAAACTATGTGAAGATGACCACGGATTCTGATCCAAGTCAGCAGT ATTTCAATGTTGCggagtaa